tcagtgtgtttgtgtgtcggtgtgtctcTGGGGgtgggtttgggggggggggggggggggttgtattcagtattaagcCCCTCCCCTGCATTCAGGATTGAGTTTCTGtctttatataagaacataagaaagtttacaaacaagaggaggccattcagcccatcttgctcgtttggttgttagtagcttattgatcccagaatctcatcaagcagcttattgaaggatcccagggtgtcagcttcaacaacattaaaggacacacacactctgttataataggaggctgtgtggtccagtggttaaagaaaagggcttgtaaccaggaggtccccggttcaaatcccacctcagccactgactcattgtgtgaccctgagcaagtcgcttaacctccttgtgctccgtctttcgggtgagacgtagttgtaagtgactctgcagctgatgcatagttcacacaccctagtctctgtaagtcgccttggataaaggcgtctgctaaataaaaacaaaagactttcCATCTCAACAccaatttgattattattattatttttattgatttaataatcctttttgtttgttttcattttagacgtttaaaaacatttcatagtGTCTCTTAATAACCCAATACTTCCATCCTGGAGAAAAcagtttgccaaaaaaaaaaaaaaaacaactacagcaACAAGAAaccattcaaaataataaaaaaaataaaagcaataattTATGTGCAATGCGTGGAGATGTCCAGCAGATGGCGCCACTCTCTCATTAATTTTCTTGTTTTCACCCAAACAGTATTTTAAACGAAGTTAAAAGAaacagtgtgattttttttttcttttcttgttttaatttgATCAGTTTTGGCAAACCCCGTTCTCCTCTCCCCTTTCTAGTatcaatattatttgtttaattgagctcatatttacagtttattttctcAGCTATATAttccttttattttaaattcatttttttttgcacaaagaTTCAGAAAACAGCAACGATCACGACACACAGAAAGACATACAGGGAGAGCAGGGGGTTGTGGGTAATCaagacccctccccccccccagaatacaaataaaaatagacaCACTTCTTCTGGGAGCAATTCCCAGATGGACCAACACTGGGATGACAGGAGAGTTGAGAATGTGGGGTAACACTTCAGTGAACACGTTTCTCGCATGCTCGTTGTGGTTTGAATGATCATTTTAAAATCGCCCTCGTACACTTTAACAGCCAGTGGCACACCTGTCTGACAGGCTGTAGAGGCGTCTGCTCACAACTGGAATTGAGTAAAATGCGATGGGGAGACCGAATGCGTTTTGAAAAGGTTGTATTAGAGAGTTTGGCAGCACAGCAGGCAGGGAGATGAGGAGGCAACTCAGAGCTTACTgaaactagagagagagagagagaggaggggggaggggggacagTAATGCTCTGATTTGTTATGTACAGTGTGGAGGAGTTTCTCAAACAGTCTgttgacaggcagacagacacactgacagacagacacatacacacacacacaggcagacagacacactgacagacagacagacacacacacacttacagacagacagacacacacacacacacacacagggagggagacgcgcacacacacactgatacacaggcaaacagacacacacacacagggagggagacagacagacagacagacacacacacacacacacacagggagggagacgcgcacacacactgatacacaggcaaacagacacacacacacacagacacacacacacacagggagacagacagacagacagacacacacacacacacacacagggagacagacagacacacacacacacacacagacacacacacacacagggagacagacagacacacacacagggagacagacagacagacacacacacacacacacacggagggacagacacacacaccccgtTATCTCCTGTGTTGCATTTCATTCAGCACACTGCACACTATATTGAATCATCCAGACTCTTATTCCATCTagaactattaaacactcgaTCGAACTGAATTTATACAACACTGAAACAAACGTAACTAAtcaattcaatgactaacgttttcACTACAAGGCTTTCtgagtgtcttcagtgtgaattcaatgactaacgtttccactgacgacactgagaaagacttgcAGTGGAAACGCTAGTCGCTGAATTTCTTGTGTTTCTGAATTCAGTGCAATCGAGTGTAAAGACAATAACCTGGGTTCAGAACCCTAAATAGAGACCGAACGTTACATTGCAGGAGAATGATTTTAAACATgagtccctctccctctcacagCAGGAATGGGTTGGTGCTGCTGgctcctcctcctgtgctggtCTGGTTGTTACTGGGCAGACTGGTCATACTGGGAGGGGGCAGGCCCACTGGCATTCCCATCATCATATGAGGGGCCCCGATCAGAATGGGGCCCCCGGGACCCCCTAGGGGTGAGACAGTGGGATAGGGGAACCCAGGCTGAACCATTCCCATAGAGAGAGGGGGAACCCCGGGCTGAACCATTCCCATGGAGAGAGGGGGGGCCCCAGGCTGAACCATTCCCATGGAGAGGGGGGGAGGCAAGGGACTGGTGCggagctgttgctgctgctgctggttgaACTGGGATAACTGGCTCAGGTTGAGAGAGgatgaggaggggggagggggcgaGGAGGAGAAGGGGTTGGGGGAGACCCCTCGGGAGGAAGGAAGGGGGGTGGTGCTGGTAGAGACACctaagaaagagagagagagagaggagagagtgaaaGAAATATTAgtcacagagacaaacacacagtacacactacaacacagacacacttacacacactgtacacactacaacATACACAGTacattcagacacacacacactcattcacAGACACTTCCACACAGAcacattcacacagacacacttacacacacaggacacacacacacactaacacacatcGTACCAGTGTTGAGGAATGGGTTGGAGGCCGGAGCGGAGACTGCACTGGGAGCACTGGTCACACTGGTTTTGGGTTTCTGGGAGACGAGCGAGTCAAGATCCACCAGCGAGGCGTTGGGACCCAGGAAGGACTCCGGAGTTTTCCGGGCAGGGaccgagggagggagagaggagccgATGGAGGAGAAATCGAACGAGTCcggagaaagggagagagggggcggagCCTCACCCAGGTCAGAGTCTGcaaagagaatcacagaatacagctctgtactgagagagaatcatagaacacagctctgtactgagagagaatcacagaatacagctctgtactgagagagagagaatcacagaatacagctctgtgagagagaatcatagaacacagctctgtactgagagacagaatcacagaatacagctctgtactgagagacagaatcacagaatacagctctgtactgagagagaatcatagaatacagctctgtactaagaaagagagaatcacagaatacagctctgtactgagagacagaatcacagaatacagctctgtactgagagagagaatcacagaatacagctctgtactgagagagaatcatagaatacagctctgtactgagagagagaatcacagaatacagctctgtactgagagagagagaatcacagaatacagctctgtactgagagagagaatcacagaatacagctctgtactgagagaaagagaatcacagaatacagctctgtactgagagagagagaatcacagaatacagctctgtactgagagagaatcacagaatacagctctgtactgagagagagaatcacagaatacagctctgtactgagagacagaatcacagaatacagctctgtactgagagagagaatcacagaatacagctctgtactgagagagagagaatcacagaatacagctctgtactgagagagagagaatcacagaatacagctctgtactgagagagagaatcacagaatacagctctgtactgagagagagagaatcacagaatacagctctgtaccgGAGCCCCCTCTCACCTGCAGTCCCGTTGCTGTGCTGCAGCCCCTCTCTACCCCCCCAAGGATCGGAACTGGGGGGCGTCTCTGAGCTCCAGGGGTCTCTCTGGGGGGGGCTCGCGGGGGTACCCCAGGGGTCCAAGCTGGGAGGAGGAGGGGTCACTGCAGAAAAGGAAGAAACAGAAATCCACACGTCAATAACGCAGCTGTGAGACATGCAGCAGTGAGACACTCATacaaatacacagacacacaaacaatttCTCTTACCGGCTGTGGAGCTCCAGGGGTCCCCCTTGCTGACAGCCCCCCCGCTCTCGCCCCAAGGGTCAGTGGAGGTCGCGGGGGCGTGGCTGGCTGGGACCGGCTGACCCCCCGACCCCCAAGGGTCAGCAGCAGAGATCGCGACCCCTCCGGAGCCCCAGGGGTCCGTGCTGGCCTGGCTCTGAGTGGCTCCGCCCCCCCAGGGGTCAGCTGGGCTCACAGAGGTTGCAGAGGCGGGGAAAACATTGGCCAGGTCCATCAGAGAGGACTGTGGGTAACAGACAGGAAGCAGGGGTCAGTGTGAGAGCAGGGGTTCCccctacatctctctctctctcccctcctcaggtttggctttctctctcctctcccctctctgctatcctctcccctcccctctcacctcctCAGGTTtggctttctctctcctctcccctctctgctatcctctcccctcccctctcacctcctCAGGTTtggctttctctctcctctcccctctctgctatcctctcccctcccctctcccctcctcaggtttggctttctctctcctctcttcccctctctgctatcctctcccctcccctctcacctcctCAGGTTTggctttctctcccctctcccctctctgctatcctctcccctcccccctcacctcctcagGCTTGGctttctctctcttgctctcctcCAAGGCCATCTGCAGACGAAGATCATCACCTCGTCTCAAACGCTCCTCCTGAGAAAGACAGGAAAGAGCAAAGAAAGTGGAGAGAGGGAAGAGTGGagcgagggaggagggaggatagaggggagagtggagagagggaagagggaggggagaggagaaaggagggaggagagagggaggagggagtaggAAGAGAAGAGATAGGAGAgggaggtgagaggggagaggggagagagggaggagggagtgaagagataggagagagagggaggagagaggagaggggagaggtgggaggagggaggagagaggggagaagggaggagagaggagagaggtgggaggagggaggagagaggtgggaggagggaggagagaggtgggaggaaggaggagagagaggggagaggagattgGAGAGAGACGCACATTAAGACCACAGCCTTTGTTTTCAGTAACGTGTTTTCAGAACAAAAGCGTTTTAAACAAATAATGAGTAATAAATCAATccagaaaatgtacaaaaaagagaataaagagaaagagagggggttGAGAAAGATGGGATAGAGAAAGAtgggatagagaaagagagggggtagagaaagatgggatagagaaagagagggggtagagaaagatgggatagagaaagagagggggtagagaaagatgggatagagaaagagagagggttaGAAAGGGACAGAGAAAGACGGGGATAAAGAAGGAGAAAGggttgggagagagagagggatagataGAGGAAGAGAGGGttaggggagagagggagagagggatttGAGAAagagggggatagagagagggagagatggctAGGAAGGGACAGGGGGGATAGAGGGTtagggagggacagagagagggggacagaggcaaggagagagatagagggacaGAGAGAACGTGGGGTGATTACACCCAACGCCCACATGTTGCTCAGCGCTGGTCGATACTCGATTCTGATTGGTTCATTTTGGAGCATGGAAATATGAGGAGAGGCTTCTGATTGGTTGAACTGTTAGTGctcatttgtttaattaattagaGAGAGAAaaacgacagagagagagagagagagagagagagagagagagagagagagagagagagagagagatggggggtAACCCATCACCTTTGAACCCTTCCATCTACCAATACAGAGCTGAGAACAAAACCAGAGTTCCCAGTTTGTCTGCAAACCATCTCCACCGTGCCCGAATATCACCCAGCACTCCCAATTAATACCCAAGAGCGTGTCTCTCTCATTGACTGCTgttctgaaaagactcccaacAGAAAAGCTGTGTTTCTGTGCTCCTGCGAGTCTCTGTATGAAATCCCTCCTGTCCTCTTCACTGGTTTTTCTCTTCAATCGTTCCAGTGTGGAGAATCCTAGCTGCCAGACACACTTTCTCTGTATAAAAATCTCCTCACTTCAGAAACAAATCCtatcaggagtcttttcagaagcagcaacTAGCAACCTGTACAGGGTTTGAACCATTCAGAGgcacaatcagaaaaaaaaaacaacctacaaCTCCCATCATGCCTGCTCAGCGGCAGCACCAGCGAAggatgctgggagttgtagtctttcACATAGGGCGGCTGGGAATGGCATTGACCGCACCCTCCTCCCTTCGATTGAGCCAGCACTGAAACAGTGTTTCAGTGGAGTCTCTGTTTGCATCGACAGTTTCcattctttttctctctcctcctccccctctccctgcatcccccctccctccctccgtgacccctgacccctgacctTGTCATGCTCCTCGCGACTCAAACTGAGAGCCACTCGCAACTGCAGCTCATCGTCCGTCCGAGGGGGCGGAGCCGACAactagggagagagagagcgtgagagagtgagaggaggaggagaggagagagggagtgagaggaggagaggagagagggagtgagaggaggagaggagagagggagtgagaggaggagagagaggagagaggcagtgagaggagaggagagaggcgaGAAGAGAGGGAGTAGGGAGTGAAaggcggagaggagagagagtgagaggagagagagagcgtgaggagagtggagagacaa
The Acipenser ruthenus chromosome 59, fAciRut3.2 maternal haplotype, whole genome shotgun sequence DNA segment above includes these coding regions:
- the LOC117966786 gene encoding epsin-1-like isoform X2, which gives rise to MSTSSLRRQVKNIVHNYSEAEIKVREATSNDPWGPSSSLMSEIADLTYNVVAFSEIMSMVWKRLNDHGKNWRHVYKAMTLMEYLIKTGSERVAQQCRENIYAVQTLKDFQYIDRDGKDQGVNVREKAKQLVTLLKDEERLKEERVHALKTKEKMASSAPTLSGVSASAPLAGGVSGGGGVAGGVPGDPEQAWPQSSGEEDLQLQLALAMSKEEAEQEERLRRGDDLRLQMALEESKREKAKPEESSLMDLANVFPASATSVSPADPWGGGATQSQASTDPWGSGGVAISAADPWGSGGQPVPASHAPATSTDPWGESGGAVSKGDPWSSTAVTPPPPSLDPWGTPASPPQRDPWSSETPPSSDPWGGREGLQHSNGTADSDLGEAPPPLSLSPDSFDFSSIGSSLPPSVPARKTPESFLGPNASLVDLDSLVSQKPKTSVTSAPSAVSAPASNPFLNTGVSTSTTPLPSSRGVSPNPFSSSPPPPSSSSLNLSQLSQFNQQQQQQLRTSPLPPPLSMGMVQPGAPPLSMGMVQPGVPPLSMGMVQPGFPYPTVSPLGGPGGPILIGAPHMMMGMPVGLPPPSMTSLPSNNQTSTGGGASSTNPFLL
- the LOC117966786 gene encoding epsin-1-like isoform X1, producing the protein MSTSSLRRQVKNIVHNYSEAEIKVREATSNDPWGPSSSLMSEIADLTYNVVAFSEIMSMVWKRLNDHGKNWRHVYKAMTLMEYLIKTGSERVAQQCRENIYAVQTLKDFQYIDRDGKDQGVNVREKAKQLVTLLKDEERLKEERVHALKTKEKMASSAPTLSGVSASAPLAGGVSGGGGVAGGVPGDPEQAWPQSSGEEDLQLQLALAMSKEEAEQLSAPPPRTDDELQLRVALSLSREEHDKEERLRRGDDLRLQMALEESKREKAKPEESSLMDLANVFPASATSVSPADPWGGGATQSQASTDPWGSGGVAISAADPWGSGGQPVPASHAPATSTDPWGESGGAVSKGDPWSSTAVTPPPPSLDPWGTPASPPQRDPWSSETPPSSDPWGGREGLQHSNGTADSDLGEAPPPLSLSPDSFDFSSIGSSLPPSVPARKTPESFLGPNASLVDLDSLVSQKPKTSVTSAPSAVSAPASNPFLNTGVSTSTTPLPSSRGVSPNPFSSSPPPPSSSSLNLSQLSQFNQQQQQQLRTSPLPPPLSMGMVQPGAPPLSMGMVQPGVPPLSMGMVQPGFPYPTVSPLGGPGGPILIGAPHMMMGMPVGLPPPSMTSLPSNNQTSTGGGASSTNPFLL